GCCCGCTGCGCGCAAGCAATTGATTCTGCTGGGCCTCATTGTGCTGATCTCCACCGCTGTGCTGTTTGCCGGCGACAAGAAATCCAAAGCAAAACATGCTGATTCCGTCGCTGCGGCGCCTATGGAAGACGACAAGCGCATCGTCCACGCGCTCAACCGTTTTACCTTTGGCGTGCGTCCCGCCGATGTTGAACGCGTGCGGGCTGAAGGGCTGGAAAAATGGTTTGACGAACAGCTGCATCCGGAAAAAATTGATGATGCCGCGCTGGAATCGCGGCTGGAGCCTTTCCGTACGCTGAAGATGAGCACCAAGGAGATGGTGGAAAATTTCCCTCCGCCACCGGTGCTGAAAGCGATTGAGAACGGGCGCATGTCCATGCCGCGCGATCCCGCAAAGAAAGCGGTTTATGAGTCGCGCATGGCAGCCTATCAGCAGCGCCAGCAGAATAAACAAGACAAAGTCGCCATGGGCAATGCCGCTGTGGGCGATCCTGAAATGTCCGCGGCGAAAGCACAACCGGCCATAGTTACACAAAGCGTTGGCGATCAAAAAGACGCATCACAGGATATGTCCGCTGGCAATGAGCCTTTGCCCACCGCAGATCAGCGCAAGCGTGAAGACGCGATGTATGCCGACCTGGATACAGATCGTCTATTAAAGTTGCCGCCTGACGACCGTTATAAAGCCATCCTGAAAATGCCAGTCGAAGAACGCCTGGATCTGGCCAAGACTTACAAAGGCCCGCGCGCCATGCAGCTAGTGGATGACATGAAGCCAGAGCAGCGCGAGACCGTGGAAGCGATGATCCAGCCACAGGCAGTGCTGGGCGAACTAGCTGAAGCTAAGCTGCTGCGTGCCATCTACAGCAACCGCCAGCTTGACGAGGTGATGACGGATTTCTGGTTCAACCACTTCAACGTCTTCATCGGTAAAGGGCCGGACCGCTACATGGTGAGCGCTTATGAGCGTGACGTGATCCGTCCGCACGCGCTGGGTAAATTCAAAGATATTCTGGCCGCGACAGCAAAGAGTCCCGCCATGCTTTTTTATCTGGACAACTGGCAGAGCGTGGGACCGAATTCTGAGCTCGCGCTATATGGCCCCGGACGTTTCCGGGGACCTCGCGGGCGTTTTGCGCGGCCAAGGCCGCAAGCGAAGAACCGTCCAAGCGGACTGAACGAAAATTACGCGCGTGAAATCATGGAACTGCACACGCTTGGCGTGGATGGCGGCTATACGCAAAAAGACGTTACGGAACTGGCCAAGGTGCTTACAGGGTGGACCATTGAGCGGCCGCAGTTGGGCGGCGAATTTAAATTTAATGAGCGTGCGCATGAGCCCGGGCCTAAATATGTCCTGGGACGCAAGATCGGCGAGAGCGGTGAAAAAGAAGGCGAGGAGATGCTGGACGTGCTGGCACATCATCCTTCGACGGCCAAATTTATTTCGCGCAAGCTGGCGATGCGGTTTGTTTCCGACAATCCGCCGCAAGCCCTGGTGGACCGCATGGCGGAAACGTTTTTGAAGAAGGATGGGGACATACGCGAAGTGTTGCGCACCATGTTCCACTCGCCTGAATTCTGGGCCGCCGATGCCTACCGCGCCAAGATGAAAACGCCGTTTGAGTTTGTGGCCTCCGCGGCGCGCGCCTCCGGCGCGGACATCCAGAATGCGCTCCCACTTGTTGCCATCCTCAATCGCATGGGCATGCCGCTCTATGCGATGCAGCCGCCCACGGGTTATTCCATGAAGGCGGAAACGTGGGTCAACTCGTCAGCGCTGTTGAACCGCATGAACTTTGCGCTGCAACTTGCCTCAGGCAGGCTGCCGGGAACATCGCTCGATCCGCAAGCCCTGATCCCCGGCCCTGCACCGGCTGATCCACAATCGGCGCTCGCATTACTGGAGCAATCAATACTTGCGGGTGATGTTTCGTCGCAGACCCATGCAGTGATACAGAAACAGTTGGGCGATCCGCAGATTTCCCAGCGCAAACTGGACGACGCGGATAAGAGATCAAACTATGGCGCGATTGCCGGGCTGATTATGGGCTCGCCAGAATTTCAGAGAAGGTAAGCAGTTAGCCATTAGCAATAGCCGTTAGCTTTTGTTTTTTCGATAGGTGCAGGATTGGCTAAAGGCAAGCAGGAGCAAGCACGATTAGCTGAAGGCAAGCAGAACAGAACTGGCTAAAGTCTAAGGGCCAAAGGCTGATATCCCAAAGCCGAAAGCTGAGGAGCAACGTCATGTCGATCACTCGTAGAGTTTTTTTGAAGAACGGCGCGCTGGCCATTGTGGGCACCAGCGTTGTGCCCGGTTTCCTTACGCGCGCAGTGTATGCCGCGGAAACCGCTGCTCCGGGCGCAAAGCGCCTGATCGTGCTCTTTCAGCGCGGCGCGGCTGACGGCTTGAACATCGTGGTGCCTTATGGCGAACAGGCGTATTACAACATGCGCCCGAGCATCGCTATTCCTCGGCAAAGCGTGCTCGACCTCGACGGCTTCTTCGGTTTGCATCCGTCGATGTCCGCATTCAAGCCGCTGTGGGACCAAAAGCATCTCGCCATCGTGCATGCGGCGGGCTCGCCGGACAACACACGCTCGCATTTTGATGCGCAGGATTACATGGAATCAGGCACTCCCGGGGTAAAGTCCACTGAAGACGGCTGGCTGAATCGGGCGATTGCAGGCGTGAAGGAGGCTGATGCATCTCCTTTCCGTGCCGTGGCCATGGGCGGCGCGCTTCCGCGCACGCTCAGCGGCTCGGTCCCGGCAGTCGCCATGGATAACATTCGCGCATTTGCCGTGGGCGGACGTGGGCCGAAAGCCAGCGTGGCCAGCAATACTTTTGAAGCCATGTATGAGCAGTCCGTCGATTCAGTGTTGCATGGCACGGGCAACGAGACATTTGAAGCGGTAAAGATGCTGCGCTCTGCCGATCCGGAAAAATATTCGCCCGCCGCCGGCGCAAACTATCCCAACGGCCGCTTTGGTGACAGCCTTCGCCAGGTAGCGCAACTGGTCAAAGCGAATCTGGGCGTTGAGGTGGCATTCGCCGACATCGGAGGATGGGACCACCATGTAAATGAAGGCAACGTGCAAGGACAGATCGCCAATCTTACGCGCGAATTTTCGCAGTCGATTGCCGCGCTGTGGACCGACTTGGGAGACCTTGCGGAAGGCACAGTAATCGTCACGATGTCAGAGTTCGGACGCACGGCGCGTGAAAATGGAAATCGCGGCACCGACCACGGTCACGCCAATGTGATGTTTGTTCTTGGCGGCCCGGTAAAAGGCGGCAGGATCTATGGCCGCTGGCCCGGCCTGCAGCAAGAACAACTTTATGAAGAGCGCGATTTGGCCGTAACGACAGACTTCCGGCAGATTCTCAGTGAAGCCGTGGCTAACCATCTTGGCAATAAGAATCTAACCAAAGTATTTCCGGGCTTCGATAAGAGCACGCCGAAAGATTTCCTGAAGTATCTGGGATAGTCTTTTCCTTATCAGCGGAGCGGCGTGAAGCTGGCAATGCGAACGAGCAAGTTCAGCCGGCCTTGATCCGACGGCCTGTCTCCTCAAAGTCTGGCCGCGGACCTTTCCAGCAAAGTCCTCGACCGACTCAAACACCGGGCGATCGACAGCTGGGCGACTTCTAGCTTAAGTCTCGTAACTTCTGTAGTTTGCGCCGCTACAAACACTATTTCTACCTAAAGTACATGGCCCAACTTTGCATTTGCAGTGTCCTTGCGGCAATTGACGCTCCTTTGAGGTCAAAGTAACTTCTAGATATCTCCCCACAGGCTTTAACAGCTTTCTCTTTACAAAATGTAGTTAAACCATTTCGGCTCGACGAATCGCAAGGAGAGAACCTGGTGCGTATCAGCAAATCTCAGGGCGGCTTTAGCTTGACCGAACTTCTGGTCACAGTGGCAATTCTTATGGCTGGCGGGGCCGTGGCGGTCATGAACGTTGCGGGCGCGGTGCGGGGTTCGCACGTGGAAACCGCTTACCAGAACACGTTGGACCAGCTGCGCTTTGCGCGTCAGGTTGCCATTGACAAGCGGACTGTTTGCCGTGTGGATTTTACAGCTCCCGGCACAATATCGGTCACGCAAGCATTTGCCGATGGTACTCCGGTGCAGACGGAAACCATCACCTTGCCGCCGGATGTCCAGTACACAATTGTGGCGGGAATGCCAACTCCGCCCACGCCTACACCGGACAATCTTGGCAACGGGAATGTCGCAATCGATTTTGACCGGGCCGCTGGTGGAAGCGGCACCACAATTTTTTTCCAGCCTGATGGCTCCGCATTAGACGCAGCCGGCCGGACGAATGACGGCGTAATCTATGTCGCTCGGCCTAATGAATTGACGGGGGCACGCGCGATCACGCTCCTGGGCACCACCGGCCGTATTCGTGGCTGGAGACTGGGACCGAAGCCGGGTGGAGGTGTGATATGGGAGTAAGCCGCAAGGCCCGTCAAGAGCGGGGCTTCACCCTGATGGAAGCAATGGTTGCCGCCATTGTGCTGGCCACGGGACTTCTCAGCGTGCTCTCTCTGTTCGCGTATTCGTTGAGCAATCTGCAGATGTCACAAGAA
This portion of the Terriglobia bacterium genome encodes:
- a CDS encoding prepilin-type N-terminal cleavage/methylation domain-containing protein, which encodes MRISKSQGGFSLTELLVTVAILMAGGAVAVMNVAGAVRGSHVETAYQNTLDQLRFARQVAIDKRTVCRVDFTAPGTISVTQAFADGTPVQTETITLPPDVQYTIVAGMPTPPTPTPDNLGNGNVAIDFDRAAGGSGTTIFFQPDGSALDAAGRTNDGVIYVARPNELTGARAITLLGTTGRIRGWRLGPKPGGGVIWE
- a CDS encoding DUF1800 domain-containing protein, whose amino-acid sequence is MPAARKQLILLGLIVLISTAVLFAGDKKSKAKHADSVAAAPMEDDKRIVHALNRFTFGVRPADVERVRAEGLEKWFDEQLHPEKIDDAALESRLEPFRTLKMSTKEMVENFPPPPVLKAIENGRMSMPRDPAKKAVYESRMAAYQQRQQNKQDKVAMGNAAVGDPEMSAAKAQPAIVTQSVGDQKDASQDMSAGNEPLPTADQRKREDAMYADLDTDRLLKLPPDDRYKAILKMPVEERLDLAKTYKGPRAMQLVDDMKPEQRETVEAMIQPQAVLGELAEAKLLRAIYSNRQLDEVMTDFWFNHFNVFIGKGPDRYMVSAYERDVIRPHALGKFKDILAATAKSPAMLFYLDNWQSVGPNSELALYGPGRFRGPRGRFARPRPQAKNRPSGLNENYAREIMELHTLGVDGGYTQKDVTELAKVLTGWTIERPQLGGEFKFNERAHEPGPKYVLGRKIGESGEKEGEEMLDVLAHHPSTAKFISRKLAMRFVSDNPPQALVDRMAETFLKKDGDIREVLRTMFHSPEFWAADAYRAKMKTPFEFVASAARASGADIQNALPLVAILNRMGMPLYAMQPPTGYSMKAETWVNSSALLNRMNFALQLASGRLPGTSLDPQALIPGPAPADPQSALALLEQSILAGDVSSQTHAVIQKQLGDPQISQRKLDDADKRSNYGAIAGLIMGSPEFQRR
- a CDS encoding DUF1501 domain-containing protein translates to MSITRRVFLKNGALAIVGTSVVPGFLTRAVYAAETAAPGAKRLIVLFQRGAADGLNIVVPYGEQAYYNMRPSIAIPRQSVLDLDGFFGLHPSMSAFKPLWDQKHLAIVHAAGSPDNTRSHFDAQDYMESGTPGVKSTEDGWLNRAIAGVKEADASPFRAVAMGGALPRTLSGSVPAVAMDNIRAFAVGGRGPKASVASNTFEAMYEQSVDSVLHGTGNETFEAVKMLRSADPEKYSPAAGANYPNGRFGDSLRQVAQLVKANLGVEVAFADIGGWDHHVNEGNVQGQIANLTREFSQSIAALWTDLGDLAEGTVIVTMSEFGRTARENGNRGTDHGHANVMFVLGGPVKGGRIYGRWPGLQQEQLYEERDLAVTTDFRQILSEAVANHLGNKNLTKVFPGFDKSTPKDFLKYLG